A single genomic interval of Rhinoderma darwinii isolate aRhiDar2 chromosome 1 unlocalized genomic scaffold, aRhiDar2.hap1 SUPER_1_unloc_7, whole genome shotgun sequence harbors:
- the LOC142674683 gene encoding transcription factor Sox-3-B-like produces MSNMLETNIKSPVWESNYQTVGDVPSPPKGNTATPDRVKKPMNAFFLWSKAQRRKMILEYPSIHNCEISKRLGAEWTRLGDAEKKPFIDESRRLRAQHMMDYPDYKFKPKKKLKTPQKRERYSSPGNLMASDANPLSSTNWVARKTGPSAHSSSWQNSPYAFKQEQLGYMQHPGLNRSQVPPMPRYDLNGLQYNRMMPSAQAYMSSSSMYHLTPPYNQRNAATMAMGNMVAGIKIASFSPSPAITPNIQRGSGDVRDQASIYMPLGDDQSEQSSLHNRRLHDIYQHYQRVGTGVDGNASLTPT; encoded by the coding sequence ATGTCTAACATGCTGGAAACCAATATCAAAAGCCCTGTGTGGGAATCCAACTATCAGACTGTGGGAGATGTGCCTTCACCTCCTAAAGGCAATACTGCTACTCCAGACCGAGTTAAGAAGCCCATGAACGCTTTTTTCCTATGGTCCAAAGCACAGAGGAGAAAGATGATTCTGGAATATCCTAGCATACACAACTGTGAAATCAGCAAGAGGTTAGGAGCAGAGTGGACACGGCTTGGTGATGCAGAAAAGAAGCCTTTCATAGATGAATCCAGAAGACTGAGAGCTCAGCACATGATGGATTATCCAGATTACAAATTTAAGCCAAAAAAGAAGCTAAAGACCCCCCAGAAAAGGGAGCGGTATTCTTCACCTGGGAATCTTATGGCTTCAGATGCTAACCCATTATCTAGCACTAATTGGGTAGCACGAAAGACAGGCCCTTCTGCACATTCGAGCAGCTGGCAAAACAGCCCTTATGCTTTTAAACAGGAGCAGCTTGGCTACATGCAGCATCCTGGGTTAAACCGTTCCCAAGTCCCACCAATGCCCAGGTATGACCTCAATGGCTTGCAATATAATCGTATGATGCCTTCTGCTCAGGCCTACATgagttcatcctccatgtatcatctAACCCCGCCATACAACCAGCGGAATGCAGCCACTATGGCCATGGGAAATATGGTGGCTGGGATCAAAATTGCATCCTTTTCCCCATCTCCTGCAATCACCCCAAATATTCAGAGAGGCTCTGGAGATGTGCGAGATCAGGCCAGCATTTACATGCCTCTAGGAGACGATCAAAGTGAACAATCCTCTCTCCATAACAGAAGATTACACGATATCTATCAACATTACCAAAGAGTGGGAACTGGGGTTGATGGAAATGCATCTTTAACTCCAACTTAA